One Dysidea avara chromosome 8, odDysAvar1.4, whole genome shotgun sequence genomic window, AAGAAGAAATTATCCTAGAAAAGTGTTCTCTCCACTGTATGCAATGTAAAGGAACCCATCTTCATCCTTGTTGCCATCATAGACTACTTGCAGAGTGATACTAAATGGGCAAACAAAGGAAAAGAAAATTGAAATCTGTGGTTCATTGCATTATCTTTTATTCACAAAGTTTACACATTAAAACATTGTGTATATACCACTCATACCTTGTTTCTGGTAATCTTTTTTGGATAAACAAAAACATTGTTTGCTCTGGAGGCAAATTAATTCTTTTTCTCACAATATACATAAACTGTGCAACTGTAAGAACACACATACGAACTAGAATCTGTACAAATTAGTTAGAGACCTACTAGTTAAATCATCCGGTTGTAAAAATTTCCCTTTTTCAATATCTGGGAGAGTTGAGCTTGGCACTTTCTGTACAATAATCTGTTATGGAGATATCAACGTGGCCTAACCAGccacactttcaaacacaaactaAATCATACCGGTACCCTATCTGGATATTTCTCTAGTATCTGTCTGGACTCACTTTGTCTTTCACCTGGATAGGAGAAAGCAAGGGATAACAAATTCACTACTAGTCAAGTAGTCTGGTACACCACACAGATCCTTGCCGGGCTGATTACAAATGCCCATTGGAAAGGGTCTAGTATTGCCATGCGAGGAGTCCATAACTTTGAGGAATCTGCactcatacagtagctatcttGTGCACTGTAGACAAGAGGTCCGTATCATGAATCGGAAGATGTGTGTAGTGAACCCTCTGACATAATGTTTGCAGAGCTGTACTGTTGAACTGAACTGTTTCGAAGTACATCTAAACTAGACCAGAGTATTGTGGTTGTTGCTTTATACCAGTTATATGTAGAGGCATCCAAGTTAGCTAATTGCCAGAAAATAagcttagctagctatattgtggcAAGGGATAATGGTAATGACCCGCACTCTACATTTGAAATTgtttgatgaaaaacagaaaatcaccaaATAGTGGCCTAACTGAAAAGTACATAATGCTAAAACTGTGTGTAATCCTTTGGCACTAGTGTattcatgtgatgtcacaataaAAGTCGGGAAAGATAAttacattattaattttgtaattagGCATCAGGTTGGGTTACAAAAATGAAACAGCTTTCAACTCAAGAAAGCAATAGCCACCAAACAATATTTCAGTAACTGTTGGTCAATATAAACATTGTGGTATATTTTACAATATATCAAGTGTTAAAATCCTAGTGCCCATGCAGTCGATGCCAGTCTTTGTTAATTATCAGCTGTAACTCGTCCACCATATCACGGATCAAAATAACCTATATTACATTAAAAACTACTCTCCTCCTTGTTCCTGATAATTCCATGATGTGGTCAAACCAGTTTCAACAAAACTGAGGCTCATGCTCCAATTGCATGTGTGCATTAATTTTCTGCCCCAACTACCAGCTGTGACATCATGTGTTTCCGCTCTATAGCTAGATTAATATTTGTGCACATGTATctagtaatagtaataataacttTACAGTGCATGGCATTGTATAATTACAGTAAAGAGATTCCAACACTAGATTGCATATTGCACTGTACTCTGGCACTGTGCCCCGCCCCTTCGTAAAAAGTAAGGGcatggtgaaatacagatactaaatcatttctataCCTCCCAGATTCGGTGGTAGCCAATTAATGCATGCCAATGATGTTCACACAAAAattgccttggcaacacaatgctatTGTTCGAATTGAAGGGAATCATTTGACGTAGCAAGCAGTTATGTgtgccaggcaaagttgattgctagtttACCATTTCCGCCCGCATGCCTTAATAGAAgtgtcacaaaattttcattatatggCTGTATGGATTTTCAAATATTCATTATTGTAATAGTAGACTTCCTTCAAGGTTTTAGCCATGAATAATGACCTTCCGCCTGCCATCATGATGATATTTTTTAAAACGGgaaactagcaatcaactttgcctggcctaattgAATTCCTTAAATGATTtgatatttgtatttcaccCTAGGGGTGGGCGATACAAGTAATAAAATATCGATACCGATACCAGAATGTCCGATACTTTGGTATCAAGTACTTTTTATGAAGAATCGGAAATTTCAATACCTGGTGATCACATGATATATTGCTTACATTGTGCATGCAAAACTTGtgttaggccacataaactaaTTATTAGTTTCCTGCACTCAAAATACCAGTGCAGGAGGGcagattttattttattttttactaactagatagctgaattagctagctaaaatgactcagactgcagttttcttagactgctctagcaaggtactacctttaaaaggtgctggatggctgcactaaaccaccagtggtgcaaaaaattcttgatgaggtaagaaaaatggcgATGAGGGTGGGCCGGGGActataattaagtttatgtggccttatggATGCAAACTCTATAAAATGAAATGTTTCAGCCATTACTGTACTATAATCCTTCGCCAAAAGGGGTGCAGCGATACAAGAAAATTTTGCTTCTATATACGATTCCAAGTACTTTTTTACTGAGTAGCTACTTGTGATTTTTGTGCTAAGCAGCCACAGTTCATGCAGTTCAGTACGTGAACCTTACAGTGCTGAGTTTCTCAATGAAGACTGGTGGGTTGAATAAAGTTTAattgtattattgttattaaagctttacagtgaccagcactgaaggtctgacagcaatgtgtgctacagccttaggattacctaacctagctagcaaagttaataacaataacaacaatacaATTAAACTTTATTCAATCCACCAGTCTTCATTGAGAAACTCAGCACTGTAAGGTTCACTACTGAACTGTGGCTACTTAGCACAAAAATCACAAGTAGCTACTCAGTAAAAAAGCACTTGGAATCGTATATTATAGTCATAGAAGCAAAATTTTCTTGTATCGCCCACCCCTTTTGGCAGCGCCAGACTACTTACACCAAGATGACTTATACTGATGCCAGATGGTCTCCCTTGGTCTCATACCATTCATCTCGCGCCAGGGAAGGTTTACTGAATATCACCAAGAACTGAATGCATAGCATGGCTGCTAATTGATGCCAGCTGCACGAGTAACCTATGCTAGCGACACCAGATCCTTTCCAGCAGGCAGCGCTGCAAGCCTGAAGTGTACCAGACCAAATATACAAGATGGTGGTGGCatagataaggccactccaaataaattctgtttcccgtcctgtactcaggcatatttgcatgcgggcagacggtccatttccattatttcattataagattggctagcttttcaagccattatttgcctggcacagcccatctcttgatttatttaacaattatataaatttgtaaataagtagctaactacatatgtacgaatatactcatgatcgagtttgtacattaacaaatatataaaaaggctgcataaaagcatgcttaaacTTGTTCCttctttgtaagttgcaaaaataactcaTTGACAAATTTGTGCTgatttgatagcactgctgacactgtttcaagatagcttttactgagcctatcagtatgcaagaataaccggataataatggaagaatacggaacaATGGattatttagagctggcagtaaccggatgcgggcggtggacgggaaacagagaatttatttggagtggcctaatagctAGACCCTCCGAGTACAGACGATGCACACTTACCAAGTGTATGGTTCTTCTTAAATTCCCACTCCATACTTCTGAATCACACTTGGTCCCCTTTCGACGTATTTCAGATTCTAGCGCAGGATGACGAATTTCATCGTACTTCATCAAGTACCCTGCGCTAGAAATAAAATTAATTCTTATTGTTTCGTTTGCCTTGTCGCAAATGCGCGAGTCGCGAGAAACAAGACACCCGCTTCGATGGGGAGTGTTATTTAGCACCAAGGAGCTGTTTTTCTTGATATCAGTCTGCGTGGTTGGCGCATTTCTTTTCAGCGGCGTTAACGAGAACGCTTTTTTGGGGCTAGGTTGGGAGGAGCTCTTCAACACAGATATATTTGAAAATGGGGATTTTCCTCTGGATCACGAAAAGCTGTAAGTAGTCTATGCCTACACCATAATGATTTTACTAAGCATTTTATTCTAGCCCACAGCCTATTGTGTCTGACATAGATGGGGATGGCAAACCAGGTGAGTAGGTATAGTGGGTGGGGCTGACATTGTGCAAATATTTGCAGAGATAATACTCATAGCATCTGAACATCCTGGGGAGCTGCACCTCTCTATGTTCAACTTTAAGTGGAACGATGCCTTGTCTTTGAAGGTGAACTGAATTCAATCTTATAGTAGTACAGCAGTGTATGCTAACATACAGCATGGTCACCATGGTGTTGTGTATACACATTGTGTTGCCGTCTGTTATAAGTAAAAATGTACAGAGCCTTTTGTTAGTGGTCTCTTAATTCAGAGGGAGTCCTTTATATTCTTGAGTGGGGTATTAAGTTGCCCATCCAGTTGTCAATATCagatagatattatatactcaATGCTAGTTTGATTAAcagtgtattgtatgtgtgtattagtaGTGAGGTCATTATTATATTACAGGCTAAGGTTTTACTACCGCTGGCAGTTAATTCTACAATACGACCCATCGCCATGGCAGCAGGTTTCACTAAAGTGTATACCACTTTAGTAGAACTAAGACTGAAGGTAAACAATG contains:
- the LOC136263381 gene encoding gamma-aminobutyric acid receptor-associated protein-like 2 — its product is MEWEFKKNHTLGERQSESRQILEKYPDRVPIIVQKVPSSTLPDIEKGKFLQPDDLTIAQFMYIVRKRINLPPEQTMFLFIQKRLPETSITLQVVYDGNKDEDGFLYIAYSGENTFLG